GTCGATGGCGGAGAGGCACGGCGGCAGCGAGATTTAATGAGAGAGACTGAACTCCAACCCTAAAAATATAGGGTTTTCTTGTGTGGGCTGGATCTCAGCTTCTAGGCCCAGCTGAATATATATTCTGGGCAGTCCATTAATTTCTAATCGGTCATGctaaaattttggttttgtacTATCTCATTTGACCACTCAAGCTAAAAACTAACAGgagaaattattaataatgaatATTAGGTACTGCtactttttattcttataaaagtaaagacataaaaaatactatatggCATCAGAAAAAACCAATgtctaaaacatttttaagAGGATTTAAGTGGGTATATAAAATAGTTGCACACATGAAAATCCCACCGGGTTGTAAGTCAATCCTACATGGGTTATGAGTTGAGTCAATCCCACCGAGCTAAATTTGCGTGTTCCCTTAGCATATTTTGTTAGACCTTCGATGAAGATATTGAGTAGCAGCTTTCTTTTGTAAGTaggtaaaattatgtttcaAGGAATAAGAAAGTATCACATATGAAATGTTTATCATAATGATTTTATCTATGAGGTCACGAACGAGTGTATAAGCCTTTTTTTTGGCATCTAAAACTATTACTTTATGATGCACTCATCATTCTTGTATTTAATACATGTCATGTTTCTTCATGTTTTACATTAgttttcatatttgtttttcttaaaatatacaCTTATgcatgacttttttttttttacaataataaatactaataaacCCTTCGTCCgaatcataataaaattacctCCGCTTTTGCTGTGTAAAATCTAAAAAGTATGCGACGTGTGGTGACCCTTGTCAATTGTTATTGATCAGTATCCTGTATCCTGGGTATTGTACCTGTTTGGTTGACGTGCTCgatgtaaaaaaatttattttatttgtatttatattctaAAGTTGTAATCAAAACTGACTTGTTTTTCATACTAGTCGGTGGAGTCTAATCACATTCTCTAATTTTCACATTCTTTTGAATCAcaatttttcttccattttttttctccgaAAATTCTGCAAAAgctttaactttttttcttgcATACCTTCCCCAGTGAAGGACAACTCCATAATTTCTTATATTGATTGGAGTCGGGCCCAATCTATGTAAATCCATCATTGATTCATTGTGGTTGATTACTCAAACTATTGAACCGTTTAAAATGAATCAAGCTTTCGTCGAAATTGACACTTAACATTACACTCtacttttctatattttgatTTCCAGCTCCCGAACTCTATGTGCAATCTGTAAAGTTATTGATCGCTAAGCCCAATGTATGCATAGCACAACGGATGAAACTTGAGTGGTCTGAGTTCATATACTATGTCCACATaagtaaatatattactaatgaatgcaaaatactaaaatacatgacaagaaaaaaaaacatagttgACACCTATTAATCTGTATTACacatgtttgataagttagtaatatcaagatagagaattatatatggacattaattgtttgatatcatagttaagtTTAACTCAAAGTCTAATATAAGACCAGGGCCCTATctaattttaccaaaattataacattaaccttgtttatgtatctcaccaatttgtcaagttaagccatgttatttaatatacaatacaaatttagataatttcttttctatcaaacaataacggaaaaaaatcatatctttgcatatcttAACATGAAGCtcgtatttcttatcttgttttacatatcttctcatGTCCCATCTTTTGTATCAAACGAGTCCTTACTATATGATATTATTACACTCTATAATCAATCGTTATATTTATTGGGGTtatggaaaaattaaaatcaagacACATGACGGATTTTAATTGAGCAACGCTTAAGAGATtcgaaaaaattgtaatcttgtttattttatttcaaaatcattGCGCAAAACTATAATACGAGTAAATTTgatgtatttaaaattttaaatattaagaCTTCATAGTTTACGTCCgcaaatttttcaatttttttgggaaaattgtctccactcacatttttcattttaaaaatcgtCTATTCTGAGAAAAGTTgtttatattcaatttatatgCAATCTAACAATGCCTTTTTTTAAGCTTGAGAATTTTTAAGTCAACATGCAATATTAAAAACCATGAAACTTGGATTCAATCAAACAAAGAAGTAGCACTActaatatgaaattatgaatgatCAAGATTTTTAAGCTATTCATTAACATTTAAACAAATGGTGGAAAATAAAGGGTAGTAAACATATGTGGAAACGTCTACAAAATACGAAATACACACATAATAAACAGCGTGATACACCTCAATCAATTTTGCCCTCTTCTCGTAGATCTAGGGCTTAGCAGATTTCGTccatttcaataatttcagGGGTTTGAGATCCAGGCTAAAATTTCCGAATTCCTGTTTCTCGATCCCTAAACTTTGAATCCATCGGGATCAAGCATATATGTTATTGAGGTGTTGATAATTTGATCTGGCACAATGTCGGTGAAGAGCAATGCCTCGATTAGGGATCGTACGCAGGAGTTTTTAGGGATTGCGGAGAGGGCAAAGAAGTCAGTATCGTTGCAGAATGGCCCCAGCAGCAGCCGATCCAAGCGCGAGGACCCGCCGCGGTCGGCGGTGGCGATGCAATCGGAATTTAACCGGAGGGCATCCAAAATTGGGTTTGGGATTCATCAGACGTCGCAGAAGCTAGCTAAGCTGGCAAAGCGTGAGTGATTCAATTGTAGCTTATCCTGCTATTGTTTATCGAGAAATAGGCTGTTGTGGTGAGCTGATGCTTTGCATTTGCTGAATTTTAGAAGTTATTATCAGATGCATATGGACTGAATTGCATttatactaattattttgttgtctGTATGAAGTGTTTGGGATTTGATTTATCGTAAATTAGTAGCAGTTATGCATCTTAAAACGTGTTGTTTGTTGATTAACTAAATATGATCAAATGCTTGTTGGCGGTGTTTTTGtctctttaatttatcatattatatgAGTTCTTCTGCAGATCATATGTTCAATCGTACAAGTTTGTATATATGCCCCTTGgtttttttactacttttaggAGCATGAGATCATTCGTATAATTGTAATGATTACTCTAGGTGCTTGAATAAGCAAACTCTAAGAGATCATAGTTTGTCTTTTCTTGGAGGATGGTTGTGATCTTTTGGACAAAGATCCATGTATACGATAAAGGGTGTTTACACCTTTCGGGGGCGTGCGTGTTTTTTCAGTTATAGGatggataaataaaaatagtccaAGCTAATCGTCCTTTTACTTTGATGGAATGATTGATTTTGAGATTGTTTGACCATCTCATCCTTCAAACTATGATCACactttaatcaatatattctATCATTCAAAATAAACAGTCTCTAGATGAATAAATATTGCATAGGCTAGTTTATCACATACATTGATGGTCAATGCTTGTCATTCTATGCTTTTTTTCCTGTGTCTGGTCTTTCGATTGGCATGCTTGAATTGATAATGTAATGTGTATATCTCTTACAGTGGCAAAGAGGACATCTGTGTTTGATGATCCTACCATGGAAATCCAGGAGCTTACTGCACTCATCAAGCAAGATATAACAGCTCTTAACTCTGCTGTAGTTGATCTACAGTTTCTCTCCAATTCACGCAATGAGAGCACCTCCAGTGACACCACAACTCATTCCACTACGGTTGTCGATGATCTAAAGAATCGTTTGATGAGCACCACAAAGGAGTTCAAGGAAGTTTTAACCATGCGAACAGAGGTGAATCCATATCTCAATGCTTTCACCACAACCTTTGTAATCCTGGCCTCCTGGATAGCTACTAACACAATTTGTGTTTCTTGGTCTTCAACAGAACCTCAAGGTTCATGACAACAGAAGGCAGTTGTTTTCGTCTTCTGCTTCCAAGAGCCATGCAAATCCTTTTGTTCGCCAGCGTCCTTTGGCTGCAAAGGCTTCGACCAGTAACTCAGCTGCCACACCTCTTCCATGGTCTGACGGCACACAAACTTCATCCCAATTATTTCCCAAGTAAGAACACACAGTTCCAGCCAGTTGGTATCCCCACCACAGCCTacattgaattattttttgccATATTCCCTCTTAAACTTTCTGCTGATTGAAATTGATAGTATTTGATAAATAGTTTTTCAAGGTCTTGAATGTGGTTCTAGTCAGATGCCATTTAGGACTTAATACTTGAGCAGAAAAACTTGGAATTAACCGAGTTGCCTATGTATACACAGATTAGTTTACTTACACAGCTTATGTTTTGTAACAGGAATCAGGTCGATGGGGAGTCCCAGCCTTTGCTGCAGCagcaacaaaatcaacaacaacaacagcaAATTGTTCCCGTACAGGACAGCTACATGCAGAGTAGAGCTGAGGCTCTTCAAAATGTGGAGTCTACAATTCATGAGCTGGGAAGTATCTTCAATCAGTTGGCTACTCTTGTATCGCAGCAAGGAGAGATTGCTATCAGGTAGCTTTAGCATGAACTAAAAGCAGTCAATTATGCATCGAAATATCTGATCATATTATCTACTACTAGCATTTATGAATGCATGCCTAGATATCATTGTTCTCACGCGAACCCCATCTTAATAGGATCGATGAAAACATGGAAGACACACTGGCAAATGTGGAGGGAGCACAAGGTGCTCTGCTCAAGTACCTCAATAGCATCTCGTCGAATCGGTGGCTAATGATCAAGATAttctttgtgttgattttcTTCCTCACGATATTCCTTTTCTTCGTGGCCTAGTGATGAGCCGTTTTATCTTCTCACACAGGAAGATAACTCATCGCCGTGTGTCTGCCgtataattttccaaaatgttTTGTAGTAAAATTCTTTCTTTTGTATATCAGGAAACGCTATTTTTCATGAGCTTCGTATGTGTATTCTTACTATAAGGTGAAGTTCAAGAGAAGAACTTCGGTTTGAAGTGTAATGAAaaattctatattttaatttt
The genomic region above belongs to Salvia hispanica cultivar TCC Black 2014 chromosome 3, UniMelb_Shisp_WGS_1.0, whole genome shotgun sequence and contains:
- the LOC125210955 gene encoding syntaxin-32-like, whose product is MSVKSNASIRDRTQEFLGIAERAKKSVSLQNGPSSSRSKREDPPRSAVAMQSEFNRRASKIGFGIHQTSQKLAKLAKLAKRTSVFDDPTMEIQELTALIKQDITALNSAVVDLQFLSNSRNESTSSDTTTHSTTVVDDLKNRLMSTTKEFKEVLTMRTENLKVHDNRRQLFSSSASKSHANPFVRQRPLAAKASTSNSAATPLPWSDGTQTSSQLFPKNQVDGESQPLLQQQQNQQQQQQIVPVQDSYMQSRAEALQNVESTIHELGSIFNQLATLVSQQGEIAIRIDENMEDTLANVEGAQGALLKYLNSISSNRWLMIKIFFVLIFFLTIFLFFVA